The proteins below are encoded in one region of Deltaproteobacteria bacterium:
- the nuoL gene encoding NADH-quinone oxidoreductase subunit L has translation MTEAVVLVPLFPLLAAIANLIFRRRLSRSAVGMLACGSVAAAFLASVVAILGLTGMDAGSRVFNINLFEWISSGNFSVPVGFLLDPLSSVMILVVTGVGFLIHVYSIGYMHHDEGVARYFLYLNLFIFAMLMLVLGNSFLVMFVGWEGVGLCSYLLIGFWYKKESASSAGRKAFIVNRVGDFGFMLGMLLIAIRFGSLSYGEVFGRAHQVFNQGDPMIILITLLLFLGATGKSAQLPLHIWLPDAMEGPTPVSALIHAATMVTAGVYMVCRSHVLFEMAPPTMMLIASIGALTAFFAATIALVQNDIKRVLAYSTISQLGYMFLAVGVGAYTTAIFHLMTHAFFKALLFMCAGSVMHGLAGELDIRKMGGLRKIMPTTFKTFVVASLAISGIPPLAGFMSKDEILNAAFNSKYGGGFLLWFVGVVTAFMTAFYMFRLVYRVFYGESRLDPEVAEHAHESPSVMTVPLVILAFLSTVGGFAGFPIIEKWHLLHNWLGPVFNAVAEHGGKMAETVQSITLELGLMGVSVVVAVGGIWLALVIILRKPQIAEEIRKDYSFLYDLFFHKWWVDELYGMVIVRPLNRLGNLLWTGFDGGVIDGTLHGIANSANGSGRLLSRLQTGLVQNYALAMTVGLVLVLFWTFFV, from the coding sequence ATGACAGAAGCGGTAGTCCTGGTACCACTTTTCCCTCTCCTGGCGGCGATCGCCAACCTTATCTTCCGTAGGCGCCTGTCAAGGTCAGCGGTGGGGATGCTGGCATGTGGTTCGGTGGCGGCGGCGTTCCTTGCCTCGGTGGTGGCGATTTTAGGATTGACGGGAATGGATGCCGGTTCCAGGGTTTTCAATATTAACCTGTTCGAATGGATCAGTTCCGGGAATTTTTCGGTTCCCGTCGGGTTCCTGCTTGATCCGCTTTCATCCGTGATGATCCTCGTGGTTACAGGGGTCGGATTCCTTATCCATGTCTACAGCATCGGCTACATGCATCACGATGAGGGTGTCGCCCGTTATTTCCTGTATCTGAACCTCTTTATTTTCGCCATGCTCATGCTTGTGCTTGGCAACAGCTTCCTGGTCATGTTCGTCGGTTGGGAAGGGGTGGGGCTCTGTTCCTACCTGCTCATCGGATTCTGGTATAAAAAGGAGAGCGCTTCCTCGGCAGGCCGCAAGGCCTTCATCGTCAACCGGGTGGGCGATTTCGGGTTCATGCTGGGAATGCTTCTTATCGCCATCCGCTTCGGTTCCCTGTCATACGGGGAGGTTTTCGGAAGAGCCCACCAGGTGTTCAACCAGGGCGACCCCATGATCATCCTGATTACCCTGCTGCTCTTTCTCGGCGCGACCGGAAAATCCGCCCAACTGCCTCTCCACATCTGGCTGCCTGACGCCATGGAGGGCCCCACACCGGTTTCCGCCCTCATCCATGCCGCCACCATGGTGACCGCCGGCGTCTACATGGTCTGCCGCAGCCATGTTCTCTTTGAAATGGCCCCGCCAACTATGATGCTGATTGCTTCAATAGGGGCTCTGACCGCCTTTTTCGCGGCTACCATCGCTCTTGTCCAGAACGACATCAAGCGGGTCCTGGCCTACTCCACAATCAGCCAATTGGGGTACATGTTCCTCGCGGTTGGTGTCGGCGCTTATACGACGGCGATCTTTCACCTCATGACACACGCATTTTTCAAAGCCCTGCTATTCATGTGTGCGGGCAGCGTAATGCATGGGCTTGCGGGAGAGTTGGACATACGCAAGATGGGCGGACTGAGGAAAATCATGCCTACAACTTTTAAGACATTTGTTGTGGCATCCTTGGCCATTTCGGGTATTCCTCCCCTGGCGGGGTTCATGTCCAAGGACGAAATCCTCAATGCCGCCTTTAATTCAAAGTACGGAGGTGGCTTTCTCCTGTGGTTTGTGGGTGTGGTTACTGCTTTCATGACCGCGTTTTACATGTTCAGACTGGTCTACCGGGTATTTTACGGTGAGTCGAGGCTCGACCCTGAAGTTGCGGAACATGCACATGAATCTCCATCGGTCATGACGGTCCCGCTGGTCATCCTGGCATTTCTTTCGACTGTCGGTGGGTTTGCCGGGTTCCCCATCATTGAGAAGTGGCACCTCCTGCACAATTGGCTTGGCCCCGTTTTTAATGCCGTTGCCGAGCATGGCGGAAAGATGGCCGAGACCGTCCAATCCATCACTCTCGAACTGGGCCTGATGGGGGTGTCGGTTGTGGTGGCGGTCGGGGGCATCTGGCTGGCCTTGGTCATTATCCTGCGAAAGCCCCAGATTGCAGAGGAGATCAGGAAGGATTACAGTTTCCTTTACGACCTGTTTTTCCATAAGTGGTGGGTGGATGAACTCTACGGGATGGTCATTGTCAGGCCCCTTAATCGCCTTGGCAACCTTCTGTGGACCGGGTTCGACGGCGGGGTCATAGATGGAACGCTTCACGGAATCGCCAACAGCGCGAATGGGTCTGGAAGGCTGCTTTCCAGGCTTCAGACCGGCCTTGTTCAGAACTATGCTCTGGCCATGACTGTTGGACTGGTTCTGGTGCTTTTCTGGACCTTTTTTGTCTAA
- the nuoK gene encoding NADH-quinone oxidoreductase subunit NuoK, with protein MITLTHYLVLGAILFVIGLLGVLLRRNVIIILLSIELMLNAVNINLVAFSHYIHNMAGQVFVFFVMTVAAAEAAVGLAILVAMFRNRETVNVDEINLMKG; from the coding sequence ATGATTACCCTCACTCACTATCTTGTCCTTGGGGCTATTCTGTTTGTCATCGGTCTCCTGGGGGTGCTCCTCAGGAGGAACGTTATCATAATTCTTTTGTCCATTGAGCTGATGCTCAATGCCGTGAATATCAACCTGGTCGCCTTTTCCCACTATATCCACAATATGGCGGGTCAGGTATTTGTGTTTTTCGTGATGACGGTGGCGGCTGCGGAGGCGGCTGTGGGTCTCGCGATCCTTGTGGCCATGTTCCGCAATCGCGAGACCGTCAACGTTGATGAAATCAATCTGATGAAGGGCTAG
- a CDS encoding NADH-quinone oxidoreductase subunit M → MTFPILSVIVYLPAVGALILALLVPGKKVNLIRNSALVIAVADFLVSLLLLAQYNVGQSGFQFVERARWIPSLGISYLMGVDGISLLLALLTTLLGMLAILSSFSAIKDRVKEYMIAFLLLQSAMLGVFFALDLVLFYVFWEIELIPMALIIGVWGGPRRIYAAVKFFLYTLVGSLFMLIGFLVIYFSYHSATGVYTFDVIRLFTSNLPRDVQMWAFWGLFLGFAIKVPLFPFHTWLPDAHVEAPTAGSVILAGVLLKMGTYGFVRFSLPILPDAAIKAIPVVLVLSVIGIIYGALVAWVQPDAKKLVAYSSVSHLGFVMLGLFTLSIQGIQGGVLQMINHGLSTGALFLLVGIIYERRHTRLLDDFGGLASVMPIYAGILGIATFSSIGLPGLNGFVGEFLILLGAFKSGMFVFGVLAATGIILGAVYMLHMYKRIMFGEITHEENRKLLDVSMREIITLAPLVVLMFWVGIYPKPFLRILEPAVNQVVSRVESAKTAEIELKKLQSDGSAANVPAMNVTVNMDKQSIMFNGVNALPRDEGLN, encoded by the coding sequence ATGACCTTCCCTATATTGTCAGTCATAGTTTACCTGCCGGCAGTGGGGGCGCTGATACTCGCTCTTCTGGTGCCGGGGAAAAAGGTTAACCTCATCCGGAATTCGGCGTTGGTAATCGCTGTTGCGGATTTCCTGGTCTCTCTTCTACTTCTGGCCCAGTACAATGTCGGGCAATCCGGGTTCCAGTTTGTGGAAAGGGCAAGATGGATTCCAAGCCTGGGCATCAGCTACCTCATGGGAGTGGACGGGATCAGTCTTCTCCTGGCCCTGCTTACCACGCTCCTCGGTATGCTCGCCATATTGTCTTCCTTCTCTGCCATCAAGGACCGGGTCAAGGAATACATGATTGCCTTCCTGCTCCTTCAGTCCGCCATGCTGGGTGTGTTCTTCGCCCTGGACCTGGTCCTCTTCTATGTTTTCTGGGAAATAGAGTTGATCCCCATGGCGCTGATTATCGGTGTATGGGGTGGGCCGCGCCGGATATATGCTGCTGTGAAGTTCTTCCTCTACACCCTGGTCGGCAGCCTTTTTATGCTCATAGGTTTTCTGGTCATCTATTTTTCGTACCATTCGGCCACCGGGGTCTATACCTTTGACGTCATCCGGCTTTTTACGTCCAATCTGCCCAGGGATGTTCAGATGTGGGCCTTCTGGGGGCTATTCCTGGGGTTTGCCATCAAGGTTCCTCTCTTTCCATTTCATACGTGGCTTCCTGACGCCCATGTGGAGGCGCCAACCGCAGGTTCCGTCATCCTGGCGGGTGTTCTGCTTAAAATGGGAACGTACGGTTTTGTACGCTTTTCCCTTCCCATCCTGCCCGATGCCGCGATCAAGGCGATACCGGTGGTACTGGTCCTTTCGGTTATCGGAATCATCTACGGCGCGCTGGTGGCCTGGGTGCAGCCCGATGCCAAGAAGCTTGTCGCCTATTCATCCGTGAGCCACCTGGGTTTTGTAATGCTGGGACTATTTACCCTCTCTATCCAGGGGATACAGGGCGGAGTCCTCCAGATGATAAACCATGGACTTTCCACAGGGGCCTTGTTCCTTCTGGTTGGGATTATCTATGAGCGCAGGCATACCCGGCTCCTTGATGATTTCGGTGGCCTGGCCTCGGTGATGCCCATTTACGCGGGCATACTTGGGATAGCTACATTCTCCTCCATCGGGCTGCCTGGGCTCAACGGTTTCGTTGGAGAGTTTCTCATACTCCTTGGCGCCTTCAAATCGGGGATGTTCGTCTTCGGCGTTTTAGCGGCGACCGGAATTATCCTGGGGGCGGTGTACATGCTTCACATGTACAAGAGGATCATGTTCGGGGAAATCACCCACGAGGAGAACCGGAAACTTCTGGATGTCAGCATGCGGGAGATAATAACTCTCGCGCCGCTGGTTGTTCTGATGTTCTGGGTAGGAATATATCCCAAACCGTTTTTGAGAATTCTGGAGCCGGCGGTGAACCAGGTGGTCTCGCGGGTAGAATCGGCAAAAACCGCGGAGATCGAGCTGAAAAAACTGCAATCCGATGGATCGGCGGCAAATGTCCCTGCGATGAACGTTACGGTGAATATGGATAAACAGTCCATTATGTTCAACGGTGTCAATGCCCTCCCCCGAGACGAGGGGTTGAATTAA